Part of the Methylomonas sp. AM2-LC genome, CCAGCTTGAATTACTAAGAACCCTACTCGAAACTGATTTTAACCTGAGCAAAGCAGCGGAAAAAATGCATGTTGTACAATCAGCAGCCAGCCGTCAATTGCAGCTTCTGGAAACCGAATTAGGTTTACCGTTATTCGAACGTCAAGGCAAAAAGCTTACAGCCTTAACACCACTCGGTATTGAAATTATGAGTGAGGTTGAACAAATTAATGAGGCACGTAAGAATATTAAACTGCTGGCTGATGATTTTATCGATAACCGTAATGGCAGTTTACATATTGCCACCACGCACACTCAGGCTAAGTATTTATTACCCGGACCGGTACAGAATTTTCGTCAAAAATTCCCGGATATTAAAATTTATATGCTGCAATCCTCGCCAGAGAATCTAATCAATCTTCTCTATCAAAACAAAGCAGATGTGGCAATATGCACAGAAAAAATGCAAGATAACGAAAAACTCATTATGCGCCCCTGCCTGGAATGGCATCATGTGGCTATCGTCCCCAAACAACATGCTTTAGCCTCGCAAAACATCAGCTTAGAACTATTGGCTAAACAAGCTATTTTAACTTATTCTGTTGGATTTACCGGGCGATCGACCTTAGAAACAGCCTTTAGCCATGCGGGATTAAGCATGGATATTACTTTATCCGCCAGTGATTCGGATGTCATTAAAACCTATGTACGTCTGGGTATGGGGGTGGGCATTATTGCTGCAACGGCATACGAACCCGACAAAGATCAGGATTTAATAGCACTCAGTCTGGCCCACTTAATTCCAACATCTGTCACCAAAATTGCTTACCTAAAACATTTGTATCTACCCAACTACTGTCGATATTTTATCGAACAAGTGCTTAATGCCTCTGCATTGAAAGCTGTTTAGGTAAGCGCATCAACACAAAAACACAGTGTAATGTATGTTGATGCAGAATCTTAGTTAATAGGCCACATACCGTTAACGAGACTTACCAGACTTGGCGGATTGAGGCGATGAATTTGGCGTAACGCCATCATCGGTATCAACACCAGGATCAAAGCCAAACAAATCCGCCATTTTTTGCCACATAGATTTTTCTAATTCGCGTTTGGGCAGATCAATACTGGTTTCAGTAGAGGGTTTGGGTACTGGCATGGAACTGGGCCGAAAATCACCTTGTATGGTCTGTAAATTATCGCCTTTAAAATACAGAGATACGCGTTTTTGCACGCGATCTTCACCTGCCTCTTCTTTAGAGTAGATATAGTCCCAGCGCTGCTCATGGAAAGTATCCACAACCATAGGCGAACCCATAATAAACTGTACCTGCCGTTTAGTCATATTGGGGCGAAGTTGATCTATCATACTTTGATCAATCATATTGCCTTGTTCAATATCCAGCTTATAGACACCGGGGATATTACTGAGCACAGTGGTACAAGCAGTGCACGTCAAGCTGGCTATTAAGCCCAGCCAAAATACAGATTTGTTCATGAGGTAGAACGTAGTGAGAAAATTCAATGCAGATTATGCCATAATTCTATAAACAACTTCAGCCAAAAAACGATACAATAGCAATAATCAATAGTTGAGCGGAGACAGACTTTTGGAATCACAGGATTTACGTAACGCTGGTTTAAAGGTCACTTTACCCAGAGTCAAGATTTTAGAAATTCTGGAAAAACAACAGGATGATCGGCACATGTCTGCCGAAAAGGTTTACAAAATCTTATTAAGCGAAGGCGAAGAAATAGGCTTGGCCACCGTTTATCGGGTGCTGACTCAATTCGAAGCCGCAGGATTGGTTAACCGGCATCACTTTGAAGGCGGAAACTCTATTTTTGAAGTAAACAAAGGCACCCATCACGACCATGTTGTCTGCATGAAATGCGGAAAAGTCGATGAATTTACCGATGACATTATAGAAAAACGCCAGGACGAAATCGCCAGAAATTTAGGTTATAAATTAACGGATCACAGTCTTTATCTCTACGGCTATTGCAACGACTGCCAGCCCTAACTTCCCTACACATGTTCAGACCACTCATATTTTACATAGGCTTGCGCTATACGCGCGCCAAACGTCGTACCCAGTTTATTTCCTTTATCACCCTCACCTCTGTGCTAGGCATAGCGTTGGGTGTTACGGCACTGATTACCGTACTTTCAGTCATGAATGGTTTTGAAGCCGAATTGCGCGAACGCATACTGGGCATGACAGCGCACAGTACCATTACTGGCTACAACGGCCAGCTTGAAGACTGGCGCACGCTGGCAGACCGTACCGAAAAAATGCCGCACGTTCAGGCAGTGGCCCCCTTTATTCACGGTCAAGTGATGGTTAATGCTGATCGCCAAGTGAGCGGTACTTTACTGCAAGGTATTATGCCCGACTACGAAGCCAAGGTATCCGAAGTGGCATCGCACATGAAGTATGGCAGCCTTACCGATCTACAACCCGGTGAATTTGGCATTGTACTGGGTGTAGAGTTAGCCAATTATCTGGGTGTGATGCGCGGTGATAAAGTTACCATTATCACTCCACAAGTTACTGCAACGCCAGCTGGTATTTTGCCACGTTTAAAACGCTTTACAGTGGTTGGGGTTTTTCAGGTAGGCATGTTTGAATATGACCGCAATATGGCCATGATACATATAGACGATGCCGCTAAATTATTCCGTATCGAACCCGCAGTCACCGGTCTACGCCTAAAACTGGACGACTTATTCGATGCCCCACAAATCACTCAGGGTTTAGCCAACACGCTAGGCGATGATTACCGTGTCAGCGACTGGACCAAAGCACATAACAACTTTTTCCGCGCCGTGCAAACCGAAAAACGCGCCATGTTTATTATTTTATTACTGATTGTGGCCGTTGCGGCATTCAACATTGTCTCCACGCTGGTGATGGTGGTTACCGATAAACGCGGCGATATTGCCATACTAAAAACCC contains:
- a CDS encoding LysR substrate-binding domain-containing protein codes for the protein MNLNQLELLRTLLETDFNLSKAAEKMHVVQSAASRQLQLLETELGLPLFERQGKKLTALTPLGIEIMSEVEQINEARKNIKLLADDFIDNRNGSLHIATTHTQAKYLLPGPVQNFRQKFPDIKIYMLQSSPENLINLLYQNKADVAICTEKMQDNEKLIMRPCLEWHHVAIVPKQHALASQNISLELLAKQAILTYSVGFTGRSTLETAFSHAGLSMDITLSASDSDVIKTYVRLGMGVGIIAATAYEPDKDQDLIALSLAHLIPTSVTKIAYLKHLYLPNYCRYFIEQVLNASALKAV
- the bamE gene encoding outer membrane protein assembly factor BamE, with the translated sequence MNKSVFWLGLIASLTCTACTTVLSNIPGVYKLDIEQGNMIDQSMIDQLRPNMTKRQVQFIMGSPMVVDTFHEQRWDYIYSKEEAGEDRVQKRVSLYFKGDNLQTIQGDFRPSSMPVPKPSTETSIDLPKRELEKSMWQKMADLFGFDPGVDTDDGVTPNSSPQSAKSGKSR
- the fur gene encoding ferric iron uptake transcriptional regulator, with the translated sequence MESQDLRNAGLKVTLPRVKILEILEKQQDDRHMSAEKVYKILLSEGEEIGLATVYRVLTQFEAAGLVNRHHFEGGNSIFEVNKGTHHDHVVCMKCGKVDEFTDDIIEKRQDEIARNLGYKLTDHSLYLYGYCNDCQP
- a CDS encoding lipoprotein-releasing ABC transporter permease subunit, with amino-acid sequence MFRPLIFYIGLRYTRAKRRTQFISFITLTSVLGIALGVTALITVLSVMNGFEAELRERILGMTAHSTITGYNGQLEDWRTLADRTEKMPHVQAVAPFIHGQVMVNADRQVSGTLLQGIMPDYEAKVSEVASHMKYGSLTDLQPGEFGIVLGVELANYLGVMRGDKVTIITPQVTATPAGILPRLKRFTVVGVFQVGMFEYDRNMAMIHIDDAAKLFRIEPAVTGLRLKLDDLFDAPQITQGLANTLGDDYRVSDWTKAHNNFFRAVQTEKRAMFIILLLIVAVAAFNIVSTLVMVVTDKRGDIAILKTQGLSNASVMGIFIVLGCIIGSIGTLLGTVFGVLLALNVESIVPFIENLFGVHFMAADVYYISEVPSKLVWSDVYWIAFTAFVLSLLATIYPAWQASRINPAEVLRYE